The genomic segment CCATGGATAAGGCTCCAATGGTTCGGTTGCTTCCAGAAGAAACTCTAATGGAATCCTTGGCTTTGATCGCTCCATAGGTTCTGTGAAATGATAGTTCGTCGAACAGTAATCCTGTAAAAGAGTCCTATGATTATAAAAGTACTGTTGCCATGGTTCATCGAATGCAATAGTGCTGCTTACCAGATTTGCATGCATCTTTTTCACGAAGGCTTTGAATATGTCAAAGTTTCTTTGTTTCATTAACTTGTCTGATAAACGGAGGTATGTCACGCCATACATTTTTAGTGTTGGATGGCCAAATTTGGCAATATCGTTCCGTCTAGCATTTGAAAGGATTTGGTTATAAGCTTCATGGTCATATCTTTCGAGTGCATTTTCTCCTGCAACTTCAATGTTCTCCGCCCAGCCGCCACTAAGAACCTGCAGGAGAATGAAAGCACTGAATAAAACTATGCATGAAAAGATTataaaatggttaaataaaagaaaaaatatgcattaGTAATATCTCTATGCTATTTCATAATAAGAATTCATGCCCTATGTTATATTGTGGATAACTAGTTTTATGAAACTATTTCTATGCGGGTCATGGAGAAATCTT from the Vigna radiata var. radiata cultivar VC1973A unplaced genomic scaffold, Vradiata_ver6 scaffold_2105, whole genome shotgun sequence genome contains:
- the LOC106754287 gene encoding beta-amylase-like, coding for LTAGYYNLCDRDGYRPIARMLSRHNAILNFTCLEMKNVEQPVKAQSGAEELVTQVLSGGWAENIEVAGENALERYDHEAYNQILSNARRNDIAKFGHPTLKMYGVTYLRLSDKLMKQRNFDIFKAFVKKMHANLDYCSTNYHFTEPMERSKPRIPLEFLLEATEPLEPY